One window of the Acidobacteriota bacterium genome contains the following:
- the ccsA gene encoding cytochrome c biogenesis protein CcsA, giving the protein MIRLCLKWLLWAWISWVIWGAFFYAPPAAGFIGESSRILFFHVPMAWTAFIAFFAAGVWSVRYLFFGRELRHDHASMAAVELGLVFCILATVTGSLWARIMWGAYWNWDPRQVWITVAILFYGAYLVLRSAVPDPERERRLAAAYAVLGLVVAPFLFFILPRMTGFTLHPEPVINEQAKVEMEARMGQVLGASSFAFMTLFFWMHNLRCRLAALRDRRMDTLPAGWGQTAQPVSQEANDAR; this is encoded by the coding sequence ATGATTAGACTTTGCTTGAAGTGGCTGCTGTGGGCTTGGATCAGCTGGGTCATTTGGGGTGCGTTCTTCTATGCGCCCCCCGCCGCCGGATTCATCGGCGAATCCAGCCGCATCCTCTTCTTCCATGTACCCATGGCCTGGACGGCGTTCATCGCCTTCTTCGCCGCCGGTGTGTGGAGCGTCCGCTACCTCTTCTTCGGCCGCGAGCTGCGCCACGACCACGCGTCGATGGCGGCGGTGGAGCTGGGGCTGGTCTTCTGCATCCTGGCCACCGTCACCGGCTCCCTGTGGGCGCGGATCATGTGGGGCGCCTACTGGAATTGGGATCCTCGACAGGTGTGGATCACCGTCGCGATCCTGTTTTACGGTGCCTACTTGGTGCTGCGCAGCGCGGTCCCCGACCCGGAGCGGGAGCGTCGCCTGGCGGCGGCCTATGCCGTCCTGGGCCTCGTGGTCGCCCCCTTCCTCTTCTTCATCCTGCCCCGCATGACCGGCTTTACCCTGCATCCGGAGCCGGTGATCAACGAGCAGGCGAAGGTGGAGATGGAAGCGCGCATGGGCCAAGTGCTGGGAGCCAGCTCCTTCGCGTTCATGACCTTGTTCTTCTGGATGCACAATCTCCGCTGCCGGCTGGCGGCCCTCCGCGACCGGCGCATGGACACTCTGCCGGCGGGCTGGGGCCAGACGGCCCAACCGGTGTCTCAGGAGGCCAACGATGCTAGGTGA
- a CDS encoding cytochrome c maturation protein CcmE — MKQRKFQILGVVLLLAFAGFTMASFQDTLTPYVSYDKAREMNRTVQVAGGLEAESSSYDEAGQSLLFTLEDPENGDTLKVRYHGLKPANFEEAVSIVAIGHYDSTNDRLEAEKLLVKCPSKYQGAEMEEKVYG; from the coding sequence ATGAAACAGCGTAAGTTCCAAATTCTCGGGGTGGTCCTGCTGCTCGCCTTCGCTGGCTTCACCATGGCCTCCTTCCAGGACACCCTGACCCCCTACGTCTCCTACGACAAGGCTCGGGAGATGAACCGTACCGTGCAGGTCGCCGGCGGCCTGGAGGCGGAGAGCTCCTCCTACGACGAGGCGGGGCAATCTCTGCTCTTCACCCTCGAAGACCCGGAGAACGGCGACACCCTGAAGGTGCGCTACCACGGCCTCAAGCCGGCGAATTTCGAGGAGGCCGTGAGCATCGTCGCCATCGGCCACTACGACAGCACCAACGACCGGCTGGAAGCGGAAAAGCTGCTGGTCAAGTGCCCGAGCAAGTATCAGGGCGCCGAAATGGAAGAGAAAGTCTACGGCTGA
- the ccsA gene encoding cytochrome c biogenesis protein CcsA produces the protein MDFLAPLSDHISTLYLPGAMALWSSLFFGLAALWGYTSAISGDPSGIAYGRRAYRFYTMAMSLTAVVFGLLLVRRDFRIEYVFQYSGMDLPMHYQFAAFWAGQKGSFLIWLVFGSLLGLLLLKACGKSEPWVMSIYLLTLFGLVFILIRENPFVMLAESPLDGKGLNPLLQDDWMVIHPPIMFVGYASTAIPFAFAVAALWRKDFSDWAARAFPFALGGFLVLGMAILMGGYWAYKTLGWGGYWGWDPVENASLIPWLLGTVLIHGLHMERTRGRYRKMNLVVACLAFLSVLYGTFLTRSGVLADFSVHSFVDLGISGLLIFMMGFFGLLSFGLLALRLRHVKTQPNEDPIFSRGSFMVLATIAVGLSALVVTVGTSAPLLTTFMEDPGQVGPRFYNQVNTPIALLIAFLLALVPFLTWRGVEGKKLLRQLIPSLAVATVLTVICAIVVVRHPMHLTMVFLASAALTSNLQMAVRKYRLTGLGGAGGYLAHVGVGMMLLGFLASSAYDHSTKVTLEQGVTQEVAGMELTFTRFVPRTTDERERMEVKVQRPNGDVYFAYPKLFVNDRTGQLMANPHIRKLFTADIYISPIEFDPGQPASAVSTMQLAKGDAGTVGDAQVRFVEFDLQVEGNALAQMESGQPATVGAVLEVERGGTTQRLRPLYRFTPDGRVNIEPMPLPGGGQVALTGINATEGGVRLAFAGIGEGTSAAPAKLAVDVTEKPLIKLVWYGLIVILLGGAGATYHRLRQAQMLETIAARTAEAKTKKSVT, from the coding sequence TTGGACTTCTTGGCTCCGCTCTCGGATCACATCTCGACCCTCTACCTACCGGGCGCCATGGCCCTGTGGAGCTCCCTCTTCTTCGGCCTGGCAGCACTCTGGGGCTATACCTCCGCCATCAGCGGGGATCCCTCCGGAATCGCCTACGGCCGCCGCGCCTACCGCTTCTACACCATGGCCATGAGCCTGACGGCGGTGGTCTTCGGCCTGCTGCTGGTGCGCCGGGATTTCCGCATTGAATATGTCTTCCAGTACAGCGGCATGGATTTGCCCATGCACTACCAATTCGCCGCTTTCTGGGCCGGACAGAAGGGCAGCTTCCTGATCTGGCTGGTCTTCGGCTCCCTTCTCGGGCTGCTGTTGCTCAAGGCCTGCGGCAAGAGCGAACCCTGGGTGATGAGCATCTACCTGCTCACCCTCTTCGGCCTGGTCTTCATCCTGATCCGCGAGAACCCCTTCGTCATGCTCGCCGAGAGCCCCCTCGACGGCAAGGGCCTGAATCCGCTGCTCCAGGACGATTGGATGGTGATCCATCCACCGATCATGTTCGTCGGCTACGCCTCCACCGCCATCCCCTTTGCTTTCGCCGTCGCCGCGCTGTGGCGCAAGGACTTCAGCGATTGGGCGGCCCGCGCCTTCCCCTTCGCCCTGGGCGGCTTCCTGGTGCTGGGCATGGCGATCCTCATGGGCGGCTATTGGGCCTACAAGACCCTCGGCTGGGGCGGCTATTGGGGCTGGGACCCGGTGGAGAACGCCTCTCTCATCCCGTGGCTGCTGGGTACCGTCCTGATCCACGGCTTGCATATGGAGCGCACCCGCGGACGCTACCGAAAGATGAACCTCGTGGTCGCCTGCCTGGCCTTCCTGTCGGTGCTCTACGGCACCTTCCTGACCCGCTCCGGCGTGCTGGCGGACTTCTCCGTCCACAGCTTCGTGGACCTGGGCATCTCCGGCCTGCTGATCTTCATGATGGGCTTCTTCGGCCTGCTCTCTTTCGGCCTGCTGGCTCTGCGCCTGCGCCATGTGAAGACCCAGCCCAACGAGGATCCCATCTTCTCCCGCGGCAGCTTCATGGTCCTCGCCACCATCGCCGTGGGTCTCTCCGCTCTGGTGGTGACGGTGGGCACCTCCGCCCCCCTCCTCACCACCTTCATGGAGGATCCGGGGCAGGTGGGACCGCGCTTCTACAACCAGGTCAACACTCCCATCGCCCTGCTGATTGCGTTTCTCCTGGCGCTGGTGCCGTTCCTGACCTGGAGAGGCGTGGAGGGCAAGAAGCTGCTGCGCCAGCTGATTCCATCGCTGGCGGTGGCCACGGTGCTGACCGTGATCTGCGCCATCGTGGTGGTGCGCCACCCCATGCACCTGACCATGGTTTTCCTGGCCAGCGCCGCCCTGACCTCCAACCTGCAGATGGCGGTGCGCAAGTACCGCCTCACCGGTCTCGGTGGTGCTGGCGGCTACCTGGCCCACGTGGGCGTCGGAATGATGCTGCTGGGCTTCCTCGCCTCCTCCGCCTACGACCACAGCACCAAGGTCACCCTCGAGCAGGGCGTGACCCAGGAGGTCGCGGGAATGGAGCTCACCTTCACCCGCTTCGTGCCCCGCACCACGGACGAGCGCGAGCGCATGGAGGTCAAGGTCCAGCGACCCAACGGGGACGTCTACTTCGCGTATCCCAAGCTCTTCGTCAACGACCGCACCGGCCAGCTGATGGCGAATCCGCACATCCGCAAGCTCTTCACCGCGGACATCTACATCTCCCCCATCGAGTTCGACCCCGGCCAACCCGCCAGCGCGGTGAGCACGATGCAGCTGGCCAAGGGAGATGCGGGCACCGTCGGTGACGCTCAGGTGCGGTTCGTGGAATTCGATCTGCAGGTGGAGGGCAACGCCCTGGCCCAGATGGAGAGCGGTCAGCCCGCCACCGTCGGCGCCGTCCTCGAGGTCGAGCGCGGCGGCACCACCCAGCGCCTGCGGCCCCTCTACCGCTTCACCCCGGACGGCCGGGTGAACATCGAGCCCATGCCCCTGCCCGGCGGCGGGCAGGTGGCCCTCACCGGCATCAACGCTACCGAAGGCGGCGTCCGCCTGGCCTTCGCCGGCATCGGCGAGGGCACCTCCGCGGCTCCGGCGAAGCTGGCGGTGGACGTCACCGAGAAGCCGCTCATCAAGCTGGTCTGGTACGGATTGATCGTGATCCTACTCGGCGGCGCCGGCGCTACCTACCACCGCCTGCGTCAGGCCCAGATGCTAGAGACCATCGCGGCCCGGACCGCCGAGGCCAAGACCAAGAAGTCGGTCACCTAG
- a CDS encoding metallophosphoesterase family protein has protein sequence MRYLIVSDMHGNWDAFDCVLQAADPEDFDSVLVLGDLVGYGAAPNQVVEAVRNLNGHLHVIRGNHDKVVAGVDDGSNFNFAALTAARWTTQSLSDDNLTYVRDLPLGPVEIEPGIHICHGSPLDEDAYVFSDFDAREVFQGSKAVLTFFGHTHIPCVFSLTEDGQIEVGLLRGKKGRLELQEGRRYLINPGSIGQPRDRDPRAAYITFDSETMEVTWYRLPYPIEKAQERIIEAGLPRVLAERLAVGQ, from the coding sequence GTGCGCTACCTGATCGTCTCCGACATGCACGGCAATTGGGACGCCTTCGACTGCGTCCTCCAAGCCGCCGATCCCGAGGATTTCGACTCGGTCTTGGTCCTTGGGGATCTGGTGGGCTACGGAGCGGCTCCCAACCAGGTGGTGGAGGCGGTGCGCAACCTCAACGGCCACCTGCACGTCATCCGGGGCAACCACGACAAGGTGGTGGCGGGAGTGGACGACGGCTCCAACTTCAATTTCGCCGCTCTGACCGCCGCCCGCTGGACCACCCAGAGCCTGAGCGACGACAACCTGACCTATGTCCGCGATCTACCCCTGGGGCCGGTGGAGATCGAGCCGGGGATTCACATCTGCCACGGTTCTCCCCTGGACGAGGACGCCTATGTCTTCTCCGACTTCGATGCCCGGGAGGTCTTCCAAGGTAGCAAGGCGGTACTCACCTTCTTCGGCCACACCCACATCCCCTGCGTCTTCTCCCTCACCGAGGACGGCCAGATCGAGGTGGGCTTGCTGCGTGGCAAGAAAGGCCGCCTGGAGCTCCAGGAAGGACGCCGCTACCTGATCAACCCGGGTTCCATCGGCCAACCCCGCGACCGCGACCCCCGCGCCGCCTACATCACCTTCGACAGCGAGACCATGGAAGTGACCTGGTACCGCCTCCCGTATCCCATCGAGAAGGCCCAGGAGCGGATCATCGAGGCGGGGTTGCCGCGGGTGCTGGCGGAGCGGTTGGCGGTGGGGCAGTAG
- a CDS encoding shikimate kinase — MHIFLIGFMGSGKTTVGSRLADRLELPWIDLDAEIELRNEQTIPEIFARHGEETFRKLEHESLLEAVGRPQAVIATGGGLAAQERGLDVMQETGITVWINPSLATIVRRLADSAVGQRPLFQDLEQVKALYRRRLPFYRRCRVHVDVGASDSPQQVVEGVVAAIAPMIGGSDSRASQSRTAQSRTAQSEGQRPGDPSCAT; from the coding sequence ATGCACATCTTTCTCATCGGGTTCATGGGCAGCGGAAAGACGACAGTGGGCTCGAGGTTGGCAGACCGCCTCGAGCTCCCCTGGATCGACCTCGATGCCGAGATCGAGCTTCGTAACGAGCAGACGATTCCCGAGATCTTCGCCCGTCACGGAGAAGAGACTTTCCGCAAACTGGAACACGAGTCCTTATTAGAAGCCGTCGGGCGTCCGCAGGCGGTCATCGCCACCGGCGGCGGTTTGGCAGCGCAAGAGCGCGGACTCGACGTGATGCAGGAGACTGGAATCACCGTGTGGATCAACCCTTCCCTAGCGACCATCGTCCGCCGCTTGGCGGACTCGGCAGTGGGCCAGCGCCCGCTCTTTCAGGATTTGGAGCAGGTGAAGGCCCTCTATCGCCGCCGCCTTCCTTTTTATCGACGCTGTCGGGTGCACGTCGACGTCGGCGCTTCGGATTCGCCGCAGCAGGTGGTCGAGGGTGTCGTCGCCGCCATCGCTCCGATGATCGGCGGCTCTGATTCGAGAGCTTCCCAGTCGAGAACGGCCCAGTCGAGAACGGCCCAGTCGGAAGGCCAACGCCCCGGAGATCCGTCGTGCGCTACCTGA
- a CDS encoding sodium-dependent transporter, which yields MKIQEHFTSRWGLILATLGMAVGTGNIWRFPRVAATNGGGSFLVAWLVFLLLWSVPLLIVEFGFGKTSRQGVVASFLKLGGRGMTWMGGWVALCATFIMFYYSVVAGWCLRYLWASLSGEFGHSSSLELWRGYSESSAALATHLLAMGLAATVVWFGVKGIERVAKVIIPTLFVLVVILAIRAVTLPGAVAGLEFLFTPDWSELAQPQLWLEALTQNAWDTGAGWGLVVTYAIYMRAKEDVSLNAFLIGFGNNSVSLLAGIMVLCTVFALNPGASSEIVGAGNEGLTFIWMPQLFQQMPLGGFFMILFFLALSFAALTSQISLLELATRVLIDLGLKRKLALVAAAGAGAFFGAFSALDMDVFANQDWVWGVGLMLSGFFFSLAALRFGLEKLRKEVVNGEGCDLPIGRWWTFLVGILIPLEAVTLMVWWLYKAKGWDPEGWLNPFNATSAGTVIAQWAVVLILLGILNRWLVKRLSGRPSGRLAEEKP from the coding sequence ATGAAGATCCAAGAGCATTTCACCAGCCGTTGGGGCCTGATCCTCGCCACCCTGGGGATGGCGGTGGGCACCGGCAATATTTGGCGCTTTCCACGAGTGGCGGCCACCAACGGCGGTGGCTCCTTCCTGGTCGCCTGGCTGGTCTTCCTGCTGCTGTGGTCGGTGCCGCTGCTCATCGTCGAGTTCGGTTTCGGCAAGACCTCCCGCCAAGGGGTGGTGGCCAGCTTCCTCAAGCTCGGCGGCCGGGGCATGACTTGGATGGGGGGTTGGGTAGCTCTCTGCGCCACCTTCATCATGTTTTACTACTCGGTGGTGGCGGGCTGGTGCCTGCGCTACCTGTGGGCTTCCTTGAGCGGCGAGTTCGGACACTCGAGCTCTCTGGAGCTGTGGCGGGGCTATTCGGAGTCCTCTGCCGCCCTGGCCACCCACCTTCTGGCCATGGGCCTGGCGGCGACGGTGGTGTGGTTCGGGGTGAAGGGCATCGAGCGGGTGGCGAAGGTGATCATTCCCACCCTCTTCGTGCTGGTGGTGATCCTGGCGATCCGGGCGGTGACCCTTCCCGGCGCCGTCGCCGGCCTCGAATTCCTCTTCACTCCGGATTGGTCGGAGCTCGCCCAGCCCCAGCTGTGGCTCGAGGCGCTGACCCAGAACGCTTGGGATACCGGCGCCGGCTGGGGCCTGGTGGTGACCTATGCCATCTACATGCGGGCCAAGGAAGACGTCTCTCTCAACGCCTTCCTCATCGGCTTCGGCAACAACTCGGTCTCGCTGTTGGCGGGGATCATGGTCCTGTGCACGGTCTTCGCCCTCAATCCCGGCGCCAGCTCCGAGATCGTCGGCGCCGGCAACGAGGGTTTGACCTTCATCTGGATGCCCCAGCTCTTCCAGCAGATGCCCCTCGGCGGCTTCTTCATGATTCTCTTCTTCCTCGCCCTTTCCTTCGCTGCCCTCACCAGCCAGATTTCGCTGCTGGAGCTCGCCACCCGGGTGCTCATCGACCTGGGGCTGAAGCGCAAGCTGGCCCTGGTGGCGGCGGCAGGAGCGGGAGCTTTCTTTGGCGCCTTCTCGGCTCTCGACATGGACGTCTTTGCGAATCAGGACTGGGTTTGGGGGGTCGGCCTCATGCTCTCCGGCTTCTTCTTCTCCCTGGCGGCGCTGCGATTTGGTCTGGAGAAGCTGCGCAAGGAGGTGGTGAACGGGGAGGGCTGTGATCTGCCCATTGGCCGCTGGTGGACCTTCCTGGTGGGGATCTTGATTCCCTTGGAAGCGGTGACCCTGATGGTCTGGTGGCTGTATAAGGCAAAGGGCTGGGATCCGGAGGGCTGGCTCAACCCGTTCAACGCCACAAGTGCTGGTACAGTAATTGCTCAATGGGCGGTGGTTTTGATACTCTTAGGCATATTGAACAGATGGCTAGTGAAGCGCTTGTCGGGGCGTCCATCGGGGCGCCTCGCTGAGGAGAAGCCATGA
- the thiE gene encoding thiamine phosphate synthase: MNGLPNGQPPDALLASDSSASLRPATEAGSRLYAIADLEALGPQGLADGVQAMAEAGIPWVQVRAKRCTDAEHFELVEECCVRVEGTSTVLWVDDRADIAALLPVIGVHVGQQDLPPAAVRRLVGAERWIGRSTHDEEQLQAADADEEVDVVALGPIFATSSKANPDPVVGLDLLRTARELTAKPLVAIGGIDAERLPAVLATGVDRVAVLGAVCHGDVYRNCLRLLAVEEGSL, translated from the coding sequence ATGAACGGTCTACCAAACGGCCAACCTCCGGACGCCCTCCTCGCCTCCGACTCCTCCGCCAGCTTGAGGCCGGCCACCGAAGCCGGCTCTCGCCTCTACGCCATCGCCGACCTGGAAGCCCTCGGGCCGCAGGGGTTGGCGGACGGCGTCCAGGCGATGGCGGAGGCGGGGATACCGTGGGTCCAGGTCCGGGCCAAACGCTGCACCGACGCCGAGCACTTCGAGCTGGTAGAAGAGTGTTGTGTGCGGGTGGAAGGTACCTCGACGGTGTTGTGGGTGGACGACCGAGCGGATATCGCAGCTCTACTGCCGGTGATCGGTGTCCACGTAGGGCAGCAGGACCTGCCGCCGGCGGCGGTGCGCCGATTGGTGGGAGCGGAGCGCTGGATCGGCCGCTCGACCCACGACGAAGAGCAGCTGCAGGCGGCGGATGCTGACGAGGAGGTGGACGTGGTCGCCCTGGGGCCCATCTTCGCCACCAGCAGCAAGGCGAATCCGGATCCGGTGGTAGGGTTGGATCTCCTGCGCACAGCCCGGGAGCTCACCGCCAAGCCTTTGGTGGCCATCGGCGGTATCGATGCCGAGCGGCTGCCAGCGGTTCTCGCCACCGGTGTCGACCGGGTGGCGGTCCTCGGGGCGGTCTGCCACGGGGACGTCTACCGCAACTGCTTGCGCCTGCTGGCGGTGGAGGAGGGAAGCCTATGA
- the accC gene encoding acetyl-CoA carboxylase biotin carboxylase subunit: MFKKILIANRGEIALRVIQACREMGIATVAVHSTADRDSLHVTYADEDVCIGPPKSADSYLNINSVIAAAEITGAEAVHPGYGFLSERAHFAEVLDECKIAWIGPKPETIRMMGDKAMARKKAVEAGVPVLPGSEEPLENAEVGRKRAAEVGFPVILKASAGGGGRGMRIVHQEEDFDAQFATASQEALAAFGDGSVYLEKYLVEPRHIEFQIFGDEHGNAIHLGERECSIQRRHQKLIEESPSPVLTPELRAEMGAAAVKLAEAVGYVNAGTIEFLLDSDNRFYFMEMNTRIQVEHPVTEMVMGLDLVKMQIRIAAGEELKVSSGLQPRGHAIECRVNAEDPENFRPSPGRIETFHPPGGPGVRVDTHAYEHYVVPPFYDSMIAKLIVHDRDRESAIRRMSRALDFFIIEGIRTSIPLHQRILRDDVFRAGKLSTRFMERFLAEGKSQS; encoded by the coding sequence ATGTTCAAGAAGATTCTGATCGCCAATCGGGGCGAGATCGCGCTGCGGGTGATTCAGGCCTGCCGCGAGATGGGCATCGCCACCGTGGCGGTTCACAGCACCGCCGACCGCGACAGCCTGCACGTCACCTATGCCGACGAGGACGTGTGCATCGGACCGCCCAAGTCCGCCGACAGCTACCTCAACATCAACTCGGTGATCGCCGCCGCCGAGATCACCGGCGCCGAAGCGGTCCACCCGGGGTATGGCTTCCTCTCCGAACGGGCCCACTTCGCCGAGGTCCTGGACGAGTGCAAGATCGCCTGGATCGGTCCCAAGCCGGAGACCATTCGGATGATGGGCGACAAGGCCATGGCCCGCAAGAAGGCCGTCGAGGCCGGGGTGCCGGTGCTGCCGGGGAGCGAGGAGCCGTTGGAGAACGCCGAGGTGGGCCGCAAGCGCGCCGCCGAGGTGGGCTTCCCGGTGATCCTCAAGGCTTCCGCCGGTGGTGGCGGCCGGGGCATGCGCATCGTGCACCAGGAGGAAGATTTCGACGCCCAATTCGCCACCGCCAGCCAGGAAGCCCTGGCGGCCTTCGGCGATGGCTCGGTGTACCTGGAAAAGTACCTGGTGGAGCCGCGCCACATCGAATTCCAGATCTTCGGGGACGAGCACGGCAACGCCATCCACCTGGGCGAGCGGGAGTGCTCCATCCAGCGCCGGCATCAGAAGCTCATCGAGGAGTCGCCGTCGCCGGTCCTGACCCCGGAGCTGCGGGCCGAGATGGGCGCCGCCGCGGTAAAGCTGGCGGAGGCCGTAGGTTACGTCAACGCCGGCACCATCGAATTCCTGCTGGACAGCGACAACCGCTTCTATTTCATGGAGATGAACACCCGCATCCAGGTCGAGCATCCGGTCACCGAGATGGTCATGGGCCTGGATCTGGTGAAGATGCAGATCCGCATCGCCGCCGGTGAGGAGCTCAAGGTCTCCAGCGGTTTGCAGCCCCGGGGCCATGCCATCGAGTGCCGGGTGAACGCCGAGGATCCGGAGAACTTCCGCCCTTCGCCAGGGCGCATCGAAACCTTCCACCCCCCCGGTGGCCCCGGTGTGCGGGTGGATACCCATGCCTACGAGCACTACGTGGTGCCACCGTTCTACGACTCCATGATCGCCAAGCTCATCGTCCATGACCGGGATCGGGAATCGGCCATCCGGCGTATGTCCCGGGCTCTCGACTTCTTCATCATCGAGGGAATCCGCACAAGCATTCCCCTGCACCAGCGAATCCTCCGCGACGACGTCTTCCGCGCGGGGAAGCTCTCCACCCGCTTCATGGAGCGTTTCCTGGCCGAGGGAAAGTCCCAGTCCTGA
- the accB gene encoding acetyl-CoA carboxylase biotin carboxyl carrier protein yields MLNFEEIKEIVELVAQRGLQGLELERAGFRLKIDGKASAAPAPVVAAAPMAAPVAAAPAAAPAPAAAAPAAAAPQAEAAAEPEEDLYRIKSPIVGTFYSAPSPDASAFVQVGDKVKKGQTLCIVEAMKLMNEIESDVDGEVVEILPENAQAVEFDEPLFAIRLA; encoded by the coding sequence GTGTTGAATTTCGAGGAAATCAAAGAGATCGTGGAATTGGTCGCCCAGCGAGGGCTCCAGGGCCTGGAGCTGGAACGGGCAGGCTTTCGATTGAAGATCGACGGCAAGGCCTCTGCCGCCCCGGCGCCGGTGGTTGCCGCCGCACCGATGGCGGCCCCCGTCGCCGCTGCCCCGGCTGCGGCTCCCGCCCCCGCCGCGGCGGCCCCGGCCGCTGCCGCTCCGCAGGCCGAGGCCGCCGCCGAGCCGGAAGAGGATCTCTACCGCATCAAATCTCCCATCGTGGGCACCTTCTATAGCGCCCCGAGCCCCGATGCCTCCGCCTTCGTGCAGGTCGGGGACAAGGTCAAGAAGGGCCAGACCTTGTGCATCGTCGAGGCGATGAAGCTGATGAACGAGATCGAGTCCGACGTCGACGGCGAGGTGGTGGAGATTCTCCCCGAGAACGCCCAGGCGGTGGAGTTCGACGAGCCCCTCTTCGCGATTCGGCTCGCCTGA